In Salmo trutta chromosome 28, fSalTru1.1, whole genome shotgun sequence, one DNA window encodes the following:
- the LOC115165821 gene encoding complement receptor type 2, which translates to MMNLGYKIMFFLSIAIHPSAEVPSTCGTPPSFPHMEVRDKYLRQKNIFSKGDKVLYRCAEGYTQYSGIRSIMCEAGKWTRLSMKCEKKMCGSAGELFNGHYDYTGASFRDKAYAVCNEGFTLKGMEYRMCKESGWSGEIPTCEEGGEPQVVPAEVICSDPSVANGVKLSEADSVYRVGDSVTFTCSEGFFLTGAQQITCGPDGQWQPQLPLCQASDITQSSKPDGRCRVPPYLPNAHLSDRYITQTDFGPGERVRYRCALGYVRARGAYYSTCVSGKWTPVTLRCERKSCGSAGEISHGDFIYTGVKFGDTATGVCNEGYQLVGRGVRNCMTDGWDGRVPVCEAVQCAELPTVVNGETNGYLEPPYFYSTVIGYRCRVGKLVGAKEIYCTKDGTWSDPPPECKGEW; encoded by the exons ATGATGAATCTGGGGTATAAAATCATGTTCTTTTTATCAATTGCCATACATCCCTCAG cTGAGGTTCCATCGACATGTGGTACGCCGCCGTCCTTTCCACACATGGAAGTCAGGGACAAATACCTGAGACAGAAAAACATATTCAGCAAAGGAGATAAAGTCCTGTACAGATGTGCTGAGGGCTACACTCAGTACAGTGGCATTCGCTCTATCATGTGTGAAGCTGGAAAATGGACAAGGTTATCCATGAAGTGTGAAA AGAAAATGTGTGGATCTGCTGGGGAGTTGTTCAATGGACACTATGATTACACGGGGGCTTCGTTCAGGGACAAGGCATATGCAGTGTGCAATGAGGG GTTTACACTGAAGGGGATGGAATACAGAATGTGTAAGGAGTCTGGCTGGAGTGGAGAGATTCCCACTTGTGAAG AGGGAGGTGAACCACAAGTGGTTCCAGCAGAAGTGATCTGCTCTGATCCTTCTGTGGCCAACGGTGTGAAGCTGAGTGAGGCTGACTCAGTGTACAGGGTCGGAGACTCGGTGACCTTCACCTGCTCTGAGGGTTTCTTCCTGACTGGAGCCCAGCAGATTACCTGTGGACCAGATGGGCAGTGGCAGCCCCAGCTCCCACTCTGTCAGGCCTCTGATATAACTCAAAGCTCCAAGCCTGATG GCAGATGTAGAGTGCCACCGTACCTCCCCAACGCACACCTTTCTGACCGCTACATAACACAGACAGACTTTGGTCCTGGTGAACGGGTCCGTTACAGATGTGCCTTGGGATACGTGAGAGCAAGAGGCGCTTACTATAGTACCTGTGTCAGTGGGAAGTGGACGCCAGTAACTCTGAGATGTGAAC GCAAATCATGTGGATCTGCTGGAGAAATCTCTCATGGTGATTTCATTTATACTGGTGTAAAGTTTGGGGATACAGCTACAGGGGTTTGTAATGAGGG GTATCAACTGGTTGGACGGGGTGTAAGAAATTGCATGACTGATGGCTGGGATGGGCGTGTTCCGGTCTGTGAAG CTGTGCAGTGTGCTGAACTTCCTACGGTGGTAAATGGAGAGACAAATGGCTATTTGGAACCACCTTACTTTTACAGCACTGTGATTGGCTATCGATGTCGCGTAGGGAAACTGGTTGGCGCGAAAGAGATCTACTGTACCAAAGATGGGACATGGAGTGATCCACCTCCAGAGTGCAAAG GGGAATGGTGA